In Bacteroidota bacterium, the following proteins share a genomic window:
- a CDS encoding septum formation initiator family protein: protein MWKNFKKRVEKLPPLVRNPYFISGLAFVLWMLFLDDNNFISQYRRHSELSSLLEKKDFYAAQTKKMLEEYSELTTNPSTQEKFAREHYWMKRDNEDVFVIVPEKSAP, encoded by the coding sequence ATGTGGAAAAATTTCAAAAAAAGAGTTGAAAAACTTCCTCCCCTAGTACGAAATCCATATTTCATCAGCGGCTTAGCCTTCGTTCTATGGATGCTCTTTTTGGATGACAATAATTTTATAAGCCAATACAGGAGGCATAGCGAACTGTCATCTCTGCTAGAGAAAAAAGATTTTTATGCTGCACAAACCAAAAAAATGCTGGAAGAATATTCCGAGTTGACCACCAACCCTTCAACGCAGGAAAAATTTGCCCGGGAACATTATTGGATGAAACGCGACAATGAAGATGTGTTTGTCATCGTTCCCGAAAAGTCCGCGCCCTGA
- a CDS encoding putative sulfate exporter family transporter produces MQKLTDYFKSHPSFQKALFIALAILCCTPFISAPLALVLGFLIIQLIGNPYEQITKRLIHTLLQVSVVGLGFGMNTNSALKAGKEGFIFSIVSIISVLVIGFALTKIFKIEKITGYLISAGTAICGGSAIAAIAPIVKAKPNQISIALAVIFTLNSIALLIFPAIGSILNLSQHDFGLWCAIAIHDTSSVVGAASKYGAEALEVATTVKLARALWIIPLSLLSALLFKNKESKIKIPWFIAFFILAMLLNTYFPLVQNASTIIVSLSKTGLTLTLFLIGTGLSLNVIKEVGTKPLILAILLWLSISCGTLFVILK; encoded by the coding sequence ATGCAAAAATTGACAGATTACTTCAAATCACATCCATCCTTTCAAAAGGCATTATTTATTGCACTCGCCATACTTTGTTGTACCCCTTTCATTTCAGCTCCCTTGGCATTAGTTCTAGGCTTCCTTATTATACAACTTATTGGCAATCCTTATGAGCAAATTACAAAGAGATTAATTCATACACTTCTACAGGTTTCTGTTGTCGGATTAGGCTTCGGAATGAATACAAACAGTGCATTAAAGGCAGGTAAAGAGGGTTTCATTTTTTCTATAGTTAGTATTATTTCAGTGCTTGTTATAGGATTTGCTTTGACTAAGATTTTTAAAATTGAAAAAATTACAGGATACCTTATCTCAGCAGGAACTGCAATTTGCGGAGGAAGTGCTATTGCGGCCATCGCTCCAATTGTGAAGGCTAAGCCCAACCAAATTTCAATAGCACTCGCAGTCATATTCACTTTGAACTCTATTGCACTATTAATATTTCCCGCAATTGGCAGTATTTTAAATTTATCGCAACACGATTTTGGCCTATGGTGTGCCATCGCTATTCACGATACCAGTTCAGTGGTAGGTGCCGCCAGCAAATATGGAGCAGAAGCTTTGGAGGTTGCCACCACGGTTAAATTAGCAAGAGCCTTATGGATTATTCCACTCTCACTTCTCTCTGCATTATTATTCAAGAACAAAGAATCCAAAATCAAAATCCCCTGGTTTATAGCGTTCTTCATATTAGCCATGCTTTTGAATACCTATTTCCCATTGGTACAAAACGCAAGCACTATTATCGTGAGTCTCTCAAAAACAGGTTTAACACTTACTCTATTTTTAATAGGTACAGGGCTTTCTTTAAATGTAATCAAAGAGGTAGGAACGAAACCCCTAATATTGGCCATCCTACTTTGGCTATCTATCTCTTGTGGTACATTATTTGTAATACTGAAGTAA
- a CDS encoding AarF/ABC1/UbiB kinase family protein — protein MFPPFPSEEARSIIEEQIGNKIEDVFSQFGEEPFASASIAQVHRAKLKDGTRVVLKVRRPNILDKIEMDIIIMKYIARKMEDRGYMVNLDPVGIVRAFDNAIHKELDLTHEGYSLQRFAANFEGDDTVFVPKHYPQYTTKKMLTMEFVDGVHPYDKEELMRIGVSPSELAKNGMAALFKQIFEFGFFHADPHPGNLFAMPGNRICFIDFGMMGTVLKNDIEFFADIVYGITSRNSKTLIWGLKNIAVMQQFDGNKTFEYEIEDLINEYHALPADKMNMSVLFSRLLELVNRYNIHMPADYFLLSKCLITIEGVGHRLDPNLNIIEELKPHINRALQQEFNPAAIFKRLFGSARDTLALIETLPRDLREIVGKIKKGEVKVSVEHEGLAELSRKIEISSNRMAGSFIIGSILMASAILIAVEFPPLYQHISIPGGFGFILASFFGIRMLLNIFGNKKY, from the coding sequence ATGTTCCCCCCGTTCCCTTCTGAAGAAGCAAGAAGTATCATCGAAGAACAAATTGGGAATAAAATTGAGGATGTTTTTTCTCAATTTGGTGAAGAGCCATTTGCGAGCGCTTCGATAGCTCAGGTGCATAGAGCTAAGTTAAAAGACGGTACACGAGTCGTCTTGAAAGTTCGCCGCCCAAATATTCTCGACAAGATTGAGATGGACATTATCATCATGAAATATATAGCGCGCAAAATGGAAGACCGCGGTTATATGGTGAACCTAGATCCTGTGGGCATTGTTCGTGCTTTTGACAATGCCATTCACAAGGAACTGGATTTGACTCACGAAGGATATAGCCTTCAACGATTTGCTGCCAACTTTGAGGGTGATGACACCGTTTTTGTACCCAAACATTATCCTCAATACACAACAAAAAAAATGCTGACCATGGAGTTTGTGGACGGCGTTCATCCGTATGACAAAGAAGAGTTAATGCGTATCGGAGTTAGTCCAAGTGAGTTGGCAAAAAATGGAATGGCTGCATTATTCAAACAAATCTTTGAATTTGGATTCTTTCATGCCGACCCTCACCCTGGGAATCTTTTTGCGATGCCGGGGAATAGAATTTGTTTCATTGACTTTGGTATGATGGGGACGGTGCTGAAAAACGACATTGAGTTTTTTGCAGATATAGTTTATGGCATCACTTCAAGAAACTCAAAAACACTGATATGGGGTTTGAAAAATATTGCGGTGATGCAGCAATTTGATGGAAACAAAACTTTTGAATACGAAATTGAAGATCTGATAAATGAATACCACGCGCTTCCAGCCGACAAGATGAATATGAGTGTTCTTTTTAGTCGCCTCTTGGAACTGGTCAATCGCTATAACATTCACATGCCTGCTGATTATTTTCTTTTGTCCAAATGCCTCATTACCATAGAGGGAGTTGGTCATCGTCTGGACCCCAATCTAAATATCATTGAAGAACTTAAGCCCCATATCAACAGGGCATTGCAACAGGAATTTAATCCGGCGGCTATCTTTAAACGCTTGTTTGGATCAGCGCGAGACACCCTTGCTTTGATAGAAACTCTCCCTCGTGACTTACGAGAAATCGTCGGTAAAATCAAGAAGGGTGAAGTGAAGGTTTCGGTGGAACATGAAGGGCTGGCCGAATTGAGTCGGAAAATTGAAATTTCCAGTAATCGCATGGCGGGCAGTTTCATCATTGGCTCCATCCTGATGGCTTCGGCCATTTTAATAGCGGTCGAGTTTCCTCCGCTTTATCAGCACATCTCCATTCCCGGAGGTTTTGGATTTATACTAGCTTCTTTTTTCGGAATACGAATGTTGCTGAATATTTTCGGAAATAAGAAATATTGA
- the gldM gene encoding gliding motility protein GldM — MAGGILTPRQKMINMMYLVLTALLALNVSQEVLNAFHLVNEGLQTSNGSLSEKNTNIYKAFDKQLEDDKGKAQQYYDKAQQAKKMTGSLRDLLEKYKVDIIKGAGGIDPETDDIVQRDNVDVATRMFVEEGEGVKRGRELQQKILDVRKNLIDLVDPNDRANFKLSLDAQAPKKKGEPGAKWEYVTFSHVPATAAVTILSKFQNDVVSSEGAVIEYLIKKIGATDFKFDQLSAKVIAPSSYIMQGQPYKADIFLAAFNSTQQPEVFLGSLAGFKKNPDGSYDQVDSPNPLPAGYSESGVLKTDGGMGKLEQGTGGGIGEKRYGGIIRVKNPAGGYTFYPFENSYQVAPRAVVVSPTKMNVLYIGVENPMKISVPGVGQADVSASLQGAGSLSKNSDGTYTASVTAIGKCQIAVSAKIEGKVQAMGSEEFRIKRIPNPIPATSGGLTGGNVPPGTMRSQSGIIAQLKDFDFDARFAVQSFQMVYSSKGEIFKADAAGPLFNQQMKSFLERVKPKDIVFIDEIKVVGPDKQPRKLGQIAFTII, encoded by the coding sequence AGATGATCAACATGATGTACCTCGTGTTGACAGCGCTTCTTGCCCTGAACGTGTCGCAAGAAGTATTGAATGCCTTCCACTTAGTAAACGAAGGTCTGCAAACTTCAAATGGCTCATTATCTGAAAAAAACACCAATATTTATAAGGCATTTGACAAACAGCTTGAGGATGATAAGGGCAAAGCGCAGCAATATTATGATAAGGCGCAGCAAGCAAAAAAAATGACAGGCTCCTTACGTGATTTGTTAGAGAAATATAAGGTGGATATTATCAAAGGCGCAGGGGGAATTGATCCCGAAACCGATGACATTGTACAACGTGATAACGTGGATGTTGCCACTAGAATGTTTGTTGAAGAAGGGGAGGGCGTCAAAAGAGGCAGAGAACTTCAGCAAAAAATATTGGACGTGCGCAAAAATTTAATAGACCTCGTTGATCCGAATGATAGAGCGAACTTTAAATTGTCTCTTGATGCTCAAGCTCCTAAAAAGAAGGGTGAGCCTGGCGCAAAATGGGAATACGTTACTTTTAGCCACGTACCTGCTACTGCAGCAGTTACTATTCTTTCCAAATTCCAGAATGACGTCGTAAGTTCCGAAGGCGCTGTGATAGAATACCTGATTAAAAAAATTGGTGCAACAGATTTCAAATTCGACCAATTGAGTGCTAAAGTGATAGCTCCTTCTAGCTATATCATGCAGGGTCAGCCGTATAAAGCAGATATCTTTTTAGCGGCATTTAACTCTACCCAACAGCCAGAGGTTTTTTTAGGTTCGTTGGCCGGGTTTAAGAAAAATCCTGATGGCTCTTATGATCAAGTTGATTCCCCCAATCCTTTGCCTGCGGGCTATTCCGAGAGCGGAGTGCTAAAAACTGACGGTGGCATGGGTAAACTAGAACAGGGAACCGGAGGTGGAATTGGAGAAAAGAGATATGGTGGTATTATCCGGGTTAAAAATCCAGCCGGGGGTTATACTTTCTATCCCTTTGAAAATTCATATCAAGTTGCTCCACGTGCGGTGGTTGTATCTCCTACCAAGATGAATGTATTGTATATCGGCGTCGAGAATCCGATGAAGATTTCTGTACCTGGTGTTGGCCAAGCAGATGTTTCAGCGTCTCTTCAAGGAGCAGGAAGTCTTTCTAAAAATTCGGATGGAACTTATACAGCTTCAGTTACTGCGATTGGCAAATGTCAGATTGCTGTTTCAGCCAAGATTGAAGGCAAGGTTCAGGCTATGGGTTCTGAAGAGTTTCGTATCAAGCGTATTCCAAATCCTATTCCTGCAACAAGCGGAGGCTTAACCGGAGGCAATGTTCCTCCTGGAACCATGAGATCTCAATCAGGTATTATTGCGCAACTGAAAGACTTTGACTTTGATGCCCGGTTTGCGGTCCAAAGCTTTCAGATGGTTTATTCTTCAAAAGGAGAGATTTTCAAAGCTGATGCAGCTGGTCCTTTGTTCAATCAGCAGATGAAAAGTTTTCTTGAGCGCGTGAAACCGAAGGACATTGTATTTATAGACGAGATTAAGGTAGTAGGTCCTGATAAACAGCCCAGAAAGTTGGGGCAAATCGCTTTCACGATCATCTAA
- the gldN gene encoding gliding motility protein GldN yields MNKTTGKILLAASLLFSAAVWAQEPLDGAWVKTTTKEKDVIPYDYIREADVFWSKRIWRTIDVREKMNLPFKYPQQPLSTIIHTAAKNGELTVYDNAVIDGDQFKQVLSVDDVKKLGSRVDTVMQVNPVTLEEEQVIQKNEFDPLKVVKYKVKEDWFFDKETSTFLVRVIGLAPVMEDYDANGNYRGDMTMYWVYYPDLRPILAKYEVFNPKNDAVRLSWDDLFEARMFESFIYKESNVHDRSIQEYATGVDGLLESDRVKYEVLFNFEHDLWNY; encoded by the coding sequence ATGAATAAGACAACTGGTAAAATTTTATTAGCTGCCTCCCTGCTTTTCAGCGCGGCGGTTTGGGCGCAGGAACCCTTGGACGGGGCTTGGGTAAAAACCACAACCAAAGAAAAGGATGTGATTCCTTATGATTATATTCGGGAAGCGGATGTTTTCTGGTCTAAACGTATTTGGAGGACGATTGATGTGCGCGAGAAGATGAACCTTCCGTTTAAATATCCACAACAACCACTGTCCACTATTATTCATACGGCCGCCAAGAATGGGGAGTTGACTGTTTATGATAACGCCGTTATTGATGGAGACCAGTTTAAGCAAGTATTGAGCGTAGATGACGTTAAGAAACTTGGTTCACGGGTGGATACGGTCATGCAGGTGAATCCGGTGACACTAGAGGAAGAGCAGGTGATTCAGAAGAATGAGTTTGATCCATTGAAAGTGGTGAAGTATAAAGTGAAGGAAGATTGGTTCTTCGATAAAGAGACTTCTACCTTTCTTGTGCGTGTTATTGGCTTGGCGCCAGTAATGGAAGATTATGATGCTAATGGAAATTATCGGGGAGATATGACTATGTATTGGGTCTATTATCCAGACCTTCGCCCTATCTTAGCGAAGTATGAAGTGTTTAATCCAAAGAATGATGCGGTAAGATTAAGTTGGGATGATTTATTTGAAGCCCGTATGTTTGAAAGTTTCATTTATAAAGAAAGCAACGTTCATGATCGCTCGATTCAGGAGTATGCAACTGGTGTTGATGGTTTGCTTGAAAGTGATCGGGTGAAATATGAAGTTCTCTTCAATTTTGAACACGATCTTTGGAATTACTAG
- a CDS encoding class I SAM-dependent methyltransferase, producing the protein MILSFTPQDFDDYRLIDSGDFWKLEQFGSHITIRPEPQAVWDPGMSMADWEKQAHVKFVPKSSSSGDWQKLKNVPDRWTISYKLKEATPIQFRLGLTSFKHVGVFPEQAVNWNYIVENIRKLGVERPKFLNLFAYTGGASLAAKAAGADTSHLDSIKQVVTWAKENMELSSLNNIRWIVEDALKFVKREVKRGNKYHGIILDPPAFGHGPTGEKWKLEDNINEMMKAVLELLHEEKHFLILNAYSLGFSSLILENMVKQNFNPQNLEVGELYLQDSFKKNLPLGAFARFAKV; encoded by the coding sequence ATGATTCTTTCGTTCACGCCCCAAGATTTTGATGACTACCGACTGATTGACTCCGGAGATTTCTGGAAACTGGAACAGTTTGGCAGTCATATTACTATTCGCCCTGAACCACAGGCGGTTTGGGATCCGGGCATGAGTATGGCCGATTGGGAAAAGCAGGCACATGTAAAGTTTGTTCCTAAATCTTCCTCGAGCGGCGATTGGCAGAAGCTCAAGAATGTTCCCGACAGATGGACTATTAGCTACAAGCTGAAGGAGGCGACCCCTATTCAGTTTCGGTTGGGATTGACTTCTTTTAAACACGTAGGTGTTTTCCCCGAACAGGCGGTCAATTGGAACTATATAGTAGAAAACATCAGAAAACTGGGAGTGGAACGACCCAAATTTCTGAATTTGTTCGCCTACACCGGTGGTGCTTCTCTGGCGGCTAAAGCTGCCGGTGCCGATACCTCTCACTTAGATTCTATTAAACAGGTGGTTACTTGGGCAAAGGAAAACATGGAACTCAGCAGCTTAAATAATATCCGTTGGATTGTAGAAGATGCGCTGAAGTTTGTGAAACGCGAAGTGAAGCGCGGCAATAAATATCACGGAATTATTCTCGACCCTCCCGCCTTTGGCCACGGCCCCACCGGCGAAAAATGGAAGCTGGAAGACAACATCAATGAAATGATGAAAGCGGTGTTGGAGCTATTGCATGAAGAAAAACACTTTCTGATTCTGAATGCTTACTCGCTCGGATTTTCTTCCCTGATTTTAGAAAACATGGTGAAGCAAAATTTCAATCCCCAGAATTTAGAAGTAGGAGAATTATATCTTCAGGATAGCTTCAAAAAAAACCTTCCCTTGGGGGCTTTTGCGCGATTTGCCAAAGTGTGA
- the gldF gene encoding gliding motility-associated ABC transporter permease subunit GldF produces MYAIFKKEVRQFFSSLIGYIAIIVFLLTLGLFNWVFPDTNIFDFGYATLDSFFGIAPYIFIFLIPAITMRSFAEEINTGTIELLATRPVTELDIVLGKYFAALALVFISILPTFIYFYTVYQLASPVGNVDIGGILGSYFGLFFLGAVFVAIGCFCSSITSNQIVAFIAGVFLCFFIYLVFDYVSQFGVFVGKNDFLVESFGLNAHYNSMGKGVIDSRDVVYFLSVISLFLLFTRTALASRRW; encoded by the coding sequence ATGTACGCCATCTTTAAAAAAGAAGTCCGACAGTTTTTCAGTTCCTTGATTGGCTATATCGCCATCATTGTTTTTTTACTCACGTTGGGTCTTTTCAATTGGGTATTCCCCGACACCAATATTTTTGATTTCGGCTATGCCACGTTGGATTCTTTCTTCGGCATTGCTCCTTATATTTTCATTTTCCTGATTCCGGCTATTACGATGAGGTCATTCGCCGAAGAGATCAATACAGGAACTATTGAATTGTTAGCTACCCGACCGGTTACGGAACTGGATATTGTGTTGGGAAAATATTTTGCGGCTTTGGCGCTTGTATTCATTTCCATCTTGCCCACCTTCATTTATTTCTATACCGTTTATCAATTGGCCTCCCCTGTCGGAAATGTAGATATAGGGGGAATCCTCGGCTCTTATTTCGGTTTGTTTTTTCTGGGCGCTGTGTTTGTGGCCATTGGTTGCTTTTGTTCTTCTATCACTTCTAACCAAATCGTTGCATTCATAGCCGGGGTGTTTCTTTGCTTCTTTATCTATTTAGTATTCGATTACGTTTCGCAATTTGGTGTCTTTGTCGGCAAAAATGATTTTCTGGTAGAATCTTTCGGGTTGAACGCACATTACAATTCTATGGGCAAGGGAGTGATAGACAGCCGCGATGTGGTATATTTTCTTAGTGTAATTTCTTTGTTCCTGCTGTTTACCCGAACGGCGCTTGCCAGTAGAAGATGGTAA
- the gldG gene encoding gliding motility-associated ABC transporter substrate-binding protein GldG, with the protein MVKKPVLKGGRMTRRKDALIQLGLLLVILILFNVLSFYFHFRLDLTSEKRYSISPPSINMMKHLKDEVTVKVYLDGDLNAGFTRLKESTKNLLDEFRAYGGKNIQYEFIDPMAIKNLDERKALISDLLEKGLAPTNLTTRSKTESKQQLIFPGAIVTYGGREMPVQLLENQMGFSPQQILNNSEILLEYKFINAIRKLIQFRPPGIAFITGHHELSELETADIRQTLTSLHYDVKTLDITQNYIIPERFELAVIAKPRAPFDEKDKYKIDQFIMRGGKVLWLLDGTDASMDSLKMNPTGQFISGNDFNLDDMLFRYGVRINTDVIQDINLCNQIPLVVGQMGNAPQTEMFPWYYFPLLISDNIHPIVRNLDPVASYFASSIDTVKNPGVRKTILLHTTDNAKAQLAPTRVHFGILQGKPNPEYYNQPRLPVAVLLEGEFESDFKNRLSPEFLAASDTVKNLKFIEKSGRSKMIVISDGDIIRNELRNDSSAYPLGYYMFTKQQFANKDFILNCIEYLLDDSGILQTRNKEVKLRLLNTVKVQEERLMWQIINLAIPIFLVILFGGVFHFYRKRKYAGS; encoded by the coding sequence ATGGTAAAGAAACCTGTACTTAAAGGAGGTCGAATGACCCGGCGCAAGGATGCACTGATACAATTAGGGCTGCTTCTTGTCATCTTGATATTGTTCAATGTCCTGTCCTTCTACTTTCATTTTCGTTTGGATCTAACTTCTGAAAAGCGTTACTCCATATCTCCTCCATCAATTAATATGATGAAGCATCTGAAGGATGAAGTAACCGTGAAGGTATATTTGGATGGTGATTTGAATGCAGGATTCACCCGTTTAAAAGAATCAACCAAAAATTTACTGGATGAATTTCGTGCCTACGGCGGAAAGAACATTCAATACGAGTTTATTGATCCGATGGCCATAAAAAACCTGGATGAACGAAAAGCGCTCATCTCTGATTTACTTGAGAAGGGCTTGGCGCCTACCAATCTCACGACTCGTAGCAAGACTGAAAGCAAACAACAACTAATTTTTCCCGGAGCCATCGTTACTTATGGCGGAAGAGAGATGCCGGTGCAGTTGCTTGAAAATCAAATGGGCTTTTCACCCCAACAGATTTTGAATAATTCAGAAATACTGTTGGAATATAAATTCATCAATGCTATACGAAAGCTGATTCAATTTCGCCCGCCGGGTATCGCATTTATCACCGGTCATCATGAACTGTCTGAATTGGAAACTGCGGACATTCGCCAAACACTTACCTCGCTTCATTATGATGTGAAGACCTTAGACATTACACAAAACTATATCATTCCTGAAAGGTTTGAATTGGCGGTGATTGCAAAGCCACGAGCCCCCTTTGATGAAAAGGATAAATACAAAATTGACCAGTTCATCATGCGAGGAGGCAAGGTGCTTTGGCTGTTAGATGGAACGGACGCCTCGATGGATAGCCTGAAGATGAATCCTACAGGGCAGTTTATTTCAGGCAATGATTTTAATCTGGACGATATGCTCTTTAGATATGGAGTACGCATCAATACAGATGTAATTCAGGACATCAACCTGTGCAATCAAATTCCTTTGGTGGTTGGGCAAATGGGCAACGCACCACAAACGGAAATGTTCCCTTGGTATTATTTTCCTTTGTTGATTTCCGACAACATCCATCCCATCGTGCGCAACCTCGATCCGGTAGCGAGCTATTTTGCCAGCAGTATTGATACCGTAAAGAATCCGGGAGTACGCAAAACTATTTTACTGCACACTACCGATAATGCCAAGGCACAATTAGCACCAACAAGAGTTCATTTTGGTATCCTTCAGGGAAAACCCAATCCGGAATATTATAATCAACCGCGCCTACCTGTGGCAGTATTATTAGAAGGAGAATTTGAATCGGATTTCAAGAATCGCCTTTCGCCCGAATTTCTTGCAGCCAGCGATACGGTTAAGAATCTGAAGTTCATTGAAAAGAGCGGCAGAAGCAAAATGATTGTCATTTCAGATGGAGACATCATTCGAAACGAATTGCGCAACGATAGCTCTGCATATCCTTTAGGCTATTATATGTTTACCAAACAGCAGTTTGCCAATAAAGATTTCATATTGAATTGTATCGAATATCTATTGGACGATAGCGGCATTCTTCAAACCAGAAATAAGGAAGTAAAACTGCGGCTGCTGAATACGGTTAAAGTACAGGAGGAACGATTGATGTGGCAAATCATCAATCTGGCGATTCCAATTTTTCTAGTGATTTTATTCGGTGGTGTTTTTCATTTCTATCGAAAGCGTAAATACGCAGGATCATAA
- a CDS encoding DUF423 domain-containing protein: MQKTILIAASLAGMTAVVLGAFGAHGLRSLISPEHLFMWEKGVQYQFYHAITLFLCFLFLRKEDSKAIRNAFWCFMIGILFFSGSLYLLATREITQIPVVILGPVTPIGGLFFIAGWSLILWEAIRRKQ, from the coding sequence GTGCAAAAGACTATTTTAATAGCTGCTTCACTGGCCGGGATGACAGCCGTTGTTCTCGGCGCTTTTGGCGCTCATGGCCTCCGGTCGCTCATCAGCCCGGAACATCTGTTCATGTGGGAAAAAGGTGTCCAATATCAGTTCTACCATGCCATTACCTTGTTTCTATGTTTTCTTTTTTTGAGGAAGGAAGATTCAAAAGCTATTCGAAATGCCTTCTGGTGTTTTATGATAGGAATCCTGTTTTTCTCAGGGTCTCTTTATCTGCTTGCCACTAGAGAAATAACACAGATTCCGGTTGTAATCTTGGGACCAGTCACTCCTATCGGAGGCCTCTTCTTTATTGCAGGCTGGTCATTAATCTTATGGGAAGCAATCAGACGGAAGCAGTAG
- a CDS encoding NAD-binding protein has protein sequence MSIHFPFHLFRKLYFTLLVFAIILTTGTIGFMKIEGYTFIEAVYMSVITISTVGFTEVRPMDDAGMIFTGILILASIGTFTFFLTQMTSYFLDGEFIRLYKLYNMHSKINELDGHVIICGFGRNGREAASIFHNSHKPFVVIEKKPTRHNDLPFVVNHYLEDDATRDEALLEAGIGKASALLATLPDDADNLFIVLTARELNPKIKIISRASKDSTMKKLKSAGASNVIMPDKIGGAHMATLVLSPDVKEFIDLMATNSNEHFEIAELISARTVLLGDLNCWSETGATILGLKTTLGEYILNPSAKIKVERGNRLIVMGSKDQLNKAKKLLI, from the coding sequence ATGTCTATTCACTTTCCATTTCATCTTTTCCGAAAACTGTACTTCACGTTGTTGGTTTTTGCCATCATACTGACTACCGGCACCATTGGTTTTATGAAAATCGAGGGTTATACTTTCATCGAAGCCGTTTACATGTCGGTAATCACTATCTCAACCGTTGGATTTACCGAAGTGAGGCCTATGGATGATGCCGGAATGATATTCACCGGTATTCTGATCTTGGCAAGCATCGGTACCTTTACTTTTTTCCTCACCCAAATGACCAGTTATTTCCTAGATGGAGAATTCATTCGCTTATATAAACTCTACAATATGCACAGCAAAATTAACGAGCTTGACGGACATGTCATCATTTGCGGTTTTGGCAGAAACGGACGTGAGGCAGCCAGCATTTTTCACAATAGCCATAAACCTTTTGTGGTGATTGAAAAAAAACCAACGCGCCATAACGACCTGCCATTTGTAGTAAATCATTATCTGGAAGATGATGCTACCCGAGATGAGGCTTTATTAGAAGCTGGCATTGGCAAAGCCAGCGCATTACTTGCTACACTGCCCGATGACGCAGACAATCTATTTATCGTACTCACTGCTCGTGAACTAAATCCTAAAATCAAAATCATCAGCAGAGCTTCTAAAGATTCCACCATGAAGAAACTGAAATCTGCCGGAGCAAGCAATGTGATTATGCCTGACAAAATCGGGGGAGCACACATGGCAACACTGGTACTCAGTCCCGATGTAAAAGAATTCATTGATTTGATGGCGACAAATAGTAACGAACATTTTGAAATAGCTGAACTTATATCTGCCAGAACGGTTCTACTTGGAGACCTCAACTGCTGGAGCGAGACCGGAGCTACTATTTTGGGATTAAAAACTACTCTGGGTGAATATATATTGAATCCTTCTGCAAAAATCAAAGTAGAGCGAGGAAACCGTTTAATCGTTATGGGTTCGAAAGATCAATTAAATAAGGCAAAAAAGCTGTTGATATAA